The Streptomyces sp. NBC_01353 genome contains a region encoding:
- a CDS encoding DHA2 family efflux MFS transporter permease subunit, whose translation METVRNPRRWWILVVLCLSTLVLVVDSMALTVAVPSMTEGIGASAQDIQWILDSYILVFAGLLLTSGSLGDRFGRRKVMIIGLLLFGLASLAATFSNDPGEVIAVRIAMGVGGALIMPSTLSILITVFEEDERSKAMAAWGSVSMLGLVGSPILGGVLIDHFSWQSIFLINVPVVVLAVIAALTLMPESKGPWQKPDPLGAVLSAIGMTALIWWIIEIPQHGAFEGRGAITLVVAVAALAGFVIWENVTPSPMVPLVLFKNRNFSGGSLSLTLVQVGNGGLLLVLTQYLQFVLGYSPVKAGLAFMPLAVAALIGNAAGAGLAAKLGYRVLVLAGLLTMAASFGLLTTVDASSGFTVPAVALGLLGLGAGLAMPAAVGALMGTIPAEKAGVGSALNDTIQQAGTALGIAILGSLLSSRFATEMPADASEQAKGSIGGALAAAQGDAGLMNAAREAFTTSMSATFTISAIGVLAAAVLAAVVMRNTKPGADKAGEAEGAEGADAKDATGNRELVG comes from the coding sequence ATGGAAACCGTCCGCAATCCACGCCGCTGGTGGATCCTCGTCGTGCTGTGCCTCAGCACGCTCGTCCTGGTCGTCGACAGCATGGCGCTGACGGTCGCGGTGCCCTCGATGACCGAGGGCATCGGCGCGAGCGCCCAGGACATCCAGTGGATCCTCGACTCCTACATCCTGGTCTTCGCCGGACTCCTGCTCACCTCCGGAAGCCTCGGCGACCGGTTCGGCCGGCGGAAGGTCATGATCATCGGCCTGCTGCTCTTCGGCCTGGCGTCGCTGGCGGCGACCTTCTCGAACGACCCCGGTGAGGTCATCGCCGTACGCATCGCGATGGGCGTCGGCGGAGCGCTGATCATGCCCTCGACGCTGTCGATCCTCATCACCGTCTTCGAGGAGGACGAGCGCAGCAAGGCGATGGCCGCCTGGGGCTCGGTGTCCATGCTCGGCCTCGTCGGCAGCCCGATCCTCGGCGGTGTGCTCATCGACCACTTCTCCTGGCAGTCGATCTTCCTCATCAACGTCCCGGTCGTCGTGCTCGCCGTGATCGCGGCCCTCACCCTCATGCCGGAGTCGAAGGGCCCCTGGCAGAAGCCGGACCCGCTCGGTGCGGTGCTGTCCGCGATCGGCATGACCGCCCTGATCTGGTGGATCATCGAGATCCCGCAGCACGGCGCCTTCGAGGGCCGCGGGGCGATCACCCTGGTGGTCGCGGTCGCCGCTCTCGCCGGATTCGTGATCTGGGAGAACGTCACCCCGTCGCCGATGGTCCCGCTGGTCCTCTTCAAGAACCGCAACTTCAGCGGTGGTTCGCTCTCGCTCACCCTCGTCCAGGTCGGCAACGGCGGCCTGCTGCTCGTCCTCACCCAGTACCTGCAGTTCGTCCTCGGCTACTCGCCGGTGAAGGCGGGCCTCGCGTTCATGCCGCTGGCAGTCGCCGCCCTGATCGGCAACGCCGCCGGCGCCGGGCTCGCCGCAAAGCTCGGCTACCGCGTCCTGGTCCTGGCCGGACTGCTCACCATGGCCGCCTCGTTCGGCCTGCTGACCACGGTCGACGCCTCCTCCGGCTTCACCGTCCCGGCCGTCGCACTCGGCCTGCTCGGCCTCGGCGCCGGCCTGGCGATGCCGGCCGCGGTCGGCGCCCTGATGGGCACGATCCCGGCGGAGAAGGCGGGCGTCGGCTCGGCCCTGAACGACACGATCCAGCAGGCGGGCACCGCGCTCGGCATCGCGATCCTCGGCTCGCTCCTCTCGAGCCGCTTCGCCACGGAGATGCCGGCGGACGCGTCGGAGCAGGCGAAGGGCTCGATCGGCGGCGCCCTGGCGGCGGCGCAGGGCGACGCCGGCCTGATGAACGCGGCCCGGGAGGCCTTCACGACCTCGATGTCGGCCACCTTCACGATCAGCGCGATCGGAGTCCTCGCCGCGGCGGTCCTGGCGGCGGTGGTCATGCGCAACACGAAGCCGGGCGCGGACAAGGCCGGGGAGGCGGAGGGCGCGGAGGGCGCGGACGCGAAGGACGCCACCGGCAACCGGGAGCTCGTCGGCTGA
- a CDS encoding helix-turn-helix transcriptional regulator, with product MQSEDLAGFLRELKERSGLSYGTLAKRLHMSPSTVHRYCNSDAVPTDFAPVEKIARLCGAQREELLRLHRLWIVADETRRRARTAAPQPAAEKPPSSSERSTEPTEPTEPTETDPQQDQEQAQEQEQAQAQKLNSEPAPTPDPESVRDEAAPESQEPSTDPASRRRRLLWPVAAAAAMVVAAAIGTAVVWTNTHDTSRAGEQPAVGPVAPSSAARTPGGTAAGDEKPSRTTPGTPTSGGPSTGTDTDAPGGGAGGRTDGAGDESLEVPLAASVNPYVWKDPCSQFYVVDQAPTVVPPPPSQQGARGWVTALDGVPGGEMVIDVSLQGLGDDTVVLKALHVRTVDTSEPLRGNVYAMGVGCGGDARMQSLDINLDAARPRPVPVAGWKGDEYVPASDFPYKVSASDPQVLTITAHTRGRSVRWYLELEWSSGDRSGVLRVDDRGKPFTTSATANRPTYQFPLGASAWEPYQFG from the coding sequence ATGCAGAGTGAGGATCTGGCGGGCTTCCTACGGGAATTGAAGGAACGGTCAGGGCTCAGCTACGGCACCCTCGCCAAGCGCCTGCACATGAGTCCGTCGACGGTGCACCGCTACTGCAACAGCGATGCCGTGCCGACGGACTTCGCGCCCGTGGAGAAGATCGCCCGGCTCTGCGGGGCGCAGCGCGAGGAGCTGCTGCGGCTGCACCGTCTGTGGATCGTGGCGGACGAAACCCGCCGCCGGGCCAGGACCGCGGCGCCGCAGCCCGCGGCAGAGAAGCCCCCTTCGAGCTCTGAGCGGTCGACTGAGCCGACCGAGCCGACCGAGCCGACGGAGACCGACCCGCAGCAGGACCAGGAGCAAGCGCAGGAGCAGGAGCAAGCGCAAGCGCAGAAGCTGAATTCGGAGCCCGCCCCCACCCCCGACCCGGAGTCGGTACGCGACGAGGCGGCGCCGGAGTCCCAAGAGCCCTCCACCGACCCGGCGTCCCGCAGGCGCCGGCTGCTGTGGCCCGTGGCCGCCGCCGCGGCGATGGTCGTCGCCGCAGCCATCGGTACCGCGGTCGTCTGGACCAACACGCACGACACATCGCGCGCGGGCGAGCAGCCCGCCGTGGGCCCCGTGGCCCCGTCCTCGGCGGCTCGCACCCCAGGCGGCACGGCCGCCGGCGACGAGAAGCCCAGCCGTACGACGCCGGGCACACCGACCTCCGGCGGACCGTCGACCGGTACGGATACGGACGCCCCCGGCGGCGGTGCCGGCGGGAGGACGGACGGGGCGGGGGACGAGTCCCTGGAGGTACCGCTGGCGGCGAGCGTCAACCCGTACGTGTGGAAGGACCCCTGCAGCCAGTTCTACGTGGTGGACCAGGCCCCGACGGTCGTGCCGCCGCCGCCCTCCCAGCAGGGCGCGCGCGGCTGGGTCACCGCTCTGGACGGGGTGCCCGGGGGCGAGATGGTGATCGACGTGTCGCTTCAGGGGCTCGGCGACGACACGGTCGTCCTCAAGGCCCTGCACGTACGGACGGTCGACACGTCCGAGCCGCTGCGGGGCAACGTGTACGCGATGGGCGTCGGCTGCGGAGGGGACGCCCGCATGCAGAGCCTGGACATCAACCTGGACGCGGCCAGGCCCAGGCCCGTCCCCGTGGCGGGGTGGAAGGGCGACGAGTACGTCCCGGCGTCGGACTTCCCGTACAAGGTGTCCGCGAGCGACCCGCAGGTACTGACGATCACCGCGCACACGCGGGGCCGGAGCGTGCGGTGGTACCTGGAACTGGAGTGGAGCAGCGGCGACCGCAGCGGCGTGCTCCGGGTGGACGACCGGGGCAAGCCCTTCACCACGAGCGCCACGGCGAACAGACCGACGTACCAGTTCCCCTTGGGGGCGAGCGCCTGGGAGCCGTATCAGTTCGGGTGA
- a CDS encoding FtsX-like permease family protein codes for MNPFLLGVLLLWRGGRRGRARFLLMTFGCSLGVACLAAVLTIPTILAAQDDRSAARNPEQVIEVTRALSAADTTYFLPSHVDAYGSEPLRRVFIARGTPGRTPVPPGVERLPAPGEVLVSPRLRRILAEQPGMAGILPGRVTETIGPEGLTGPDELFAYIGSRQEQLPEPLLLHQFGSSYPSSTIVEESTLDILRFTLACVVLLPLAVFLSVCARLSAESRARRLAALRLVGMSVKDTLRVNSGETVTAAFLGALLGVGGYLVVNEIMARIGLPGLHWYPADGRPEATTLAACLILCPALAWFVGRHSARAAALTPLNIRRTAEPKQPRMYGTLLLLPGLGVIGGYCTLSMLGRDPSGGSANSLLVPAAVLLTGAGLVLGLPPITAWLARRLARTTRSLPLALAMRRAEVEPGASLRVVTGLVLLVFATSLAQGVLVELDQVSRRTAPVQEYRLSADRLTPEQRDRMTRVGGVRAHATQLSSGTYTDRTREPSLDGVIATCAQLAAFVESSQGCVDGKVLHLHDLGSDSNPDAVHGRSFPFILKSRTLTLTVPREQMTLRAYQPSAFAASDVLIPPTLIGTDELPPGSQLSLLSDSDPRTVRTVLNGVGTIAPTVEVEPVGIVVDALSQLTVIRSLLAAGMILGLVISVAAFVVSVADRAMERRGQVAALALLGAKAATLRVVQCAQVVLPLAVGLGAAVVTGWLAESSYLITGGGAVHWDWSGLPLLLACCLGVLIAAAVASLPLVRRHVDPEHIRRD; via the coding sequence TTGAACCCCTTCCTGCTCGGCGTGCTCCTGCTGTGGCGTGGCGGACGCAGGGGCCGAGCCCGGTTTCTGCTGATGACATTCGGCTGCTCGCTCGGGGTGGCCTGCCTCGCCGCCGTCCTCACAATTCCCACGATCCTCGCCGCTCAGGACGACCGTTCGGCTGCTCGCAATCCCGAACAGGTCATCGAGGTCACCCGCGCCCTGTCAGCCGCCGACACCACCTACTTCCTCCCCTCCCACGTCGACGCCTACGGCTCCGAACCCCTCCGCCGTGTCTTCATCGCACGCGGCACCCCCGGTCGCACACCAGTTCCTCCGGGTGTCGAACGGCTGCCCGCCCCGGGAGAGGTTCTCGTCTCGCCTCGGCTGCGGCGGATTCTCGCCGAGCAGCCCGGCATGGCCGGAATCCTGCCAGGGCGCGTGACCGAGACGATCGGGCCGGAAGGTCTGACCGGGCCCGACGAACTGTTCGCCTACATCGGCAGTCGGCAGGAGCAACTCCCCGAGCCCCTGCTTCTGCACCAGTTCGGCAGCAGCTACCCCTCGTCAACCATCGTCGAAGAGTCGACTCTGGACATCTTGCGGTTCACCCTCGCGTGCGTGGTCCTGCTCCCCCTCGCCGTTTTCCTCTCGGTATGCGCCCGGCTCTCCGCTGAGTCCCGCGCCCGCAGGCTCGCGGCGCTGCGGCTCGTAGGTATGAGCGTCAAAGACACCCTGCGGGTCAACTCTGGCGAGACGGTGACGGCAGCTTTCCTCGGGGCGCTGCTCGGCGTCGGCGGCTACCTCGTCGTCAACGAGATCATGGCGAGGATCGGCCTGCCCGGTCTCCACTGGTATCCCGCCGACGGCCGCCCTGAGGCCACCACGCTAGCCGCCTGCCTGATCCTCTGCCCCGCACTCGCCTGGTTCGTCGGTCGCCACAGCGCCCGCGCGGCCGCGCTCACCCCGCTCAACATCCGGCGCACCGCCGAACCGAAGCAGCCCCGGATGTACGGGACGCTGCTCCTGCTCCCCGGGCTCGGCGTCATCGGTGGCTACTGCACGCTCAGTATGCTGGGAAGGGATCCGTCCGGCGGCTCCGCCAACTCCCTCCTCGTCCCCGCCGCTGTCCTTCTCACCGGAGCCGGGCTGGTTCTCGGACTCCCACCGATCACAGCGTGGCTCGCCCGCCGGCTAGCCCGCACGACACGGTCACTCCCACTGGCGCTCGCAATGCGCCGCGCCGAGGTCGAGCCGGGCGCTTCCCTGCGCGTGGTCACAGGACTCGTGCTGCTGGTCTTCGCCACCTCCCTTGCCCAAGGCGTCCTCGTTGAACTCGACCAGGTCAGCCGCCGTACAGCGCCTGTCCAGGAGTACCGCTTGTCTGCGGACAGGCTCACCCCCGAGCAGCGCGACAGAATGACACGCGTGGGTGGCGTTCGAGCGCATGCGACCCAGCTTTCATCCGGGACTTACACGGACCGTACCCGCGAGCCCAGTCTCGACGGTGTCATCGCCACCTGTGCCCAACTCGCCGCCTTCGTCGAATCGTCGCAGGGCTGTGTCGACGGGAAGGTGCTCCATCTCCACGACCTGGGGAGCGATTCGAACCCCGATGCGGTACACGGACGCAGCTTCCCGTTCATCCTGAAGAGCCGGACGCTGACCCTAACCGTCCCGCGCGAGCAGATGACCCTCCGCGCGTATCAGCCTTCCGCGTTCGCAGCATCGGATGTGCTCATCCCGCCAACGCTCATCGGCACAGACGAACTACCACCGGGCTCGCAGCTCAGTCTCCTCAGCGATTCCGATCCCCGAACTGTCCGCACGGTCCTCAACGGCGTCGGCACCATCGCGCCCACTGTCGAAGTCGAACCTGTAGGCATTGTCGTGGATGCGCTGAGCCAACTCACCGTCATCCGCAGCCTCCTCGCCGCCGGCATGATCCTAGGCCTCGTCATCAGCGTCGCCGCCTTCGTCGTGTCCGTCGCCGATCGGGCCATGGAGCGGCGTGGGCAGGTCGCCGCGCTCGCGTTGCTCGGGGCCAAGGCGGCGACCTTGCGGGTCGTGCAGTGTGCGCAGGTGGTCTTGCCGCTCGCCGTCGGGCTCGGGGCGGCCGTGGTCACCGGGTGGCTGGCCGAGTCGAGCTATCTGATCACCGGGGGTGGGGCCGTGCACTGGGACTGGAGTGGGTTGCCGCTGCTGCTCGCTTGCTGTCTCGGGGTGCTGATCGCCGCCGCGGTCGCCTCGCTACCCCTCGTACGGCGCCACGTCGATCCGGAGCACATCCGGCGCGACTGA
- a CDS encoding TetR/AcrR family transcriptional regulator C-terminal domain-containing protein: MAAKSNPIPSVWARQQAAPDQPALSRAAIVREAIVMLDSDGIEALSMRKLGARLNAGATSLYRHVATKDELMELAVDEVFGEIAVPPADSPDWRATATEAAGSFRATALRHPWLASVLGQAGLAYLGPNLMAYSERLATLFTNVGFPEPARAIETLLTYVIGMSTTEAAWLTTVARSGETEVEFIARFTPGAQEAAVGHDHLTAAYEATLNVDPVEIRDAKFTYGLEVVLDGLALRLPH, encoded by the coding sequence ATGGCCGCCAAGTCGAACCCGATCCCGTCCGTGTGGGCCCGGCAGCAGGCCGCGCCCGATCAGCCCGCGCTCAGCCGCGCCGCGATCGTCCGCGAGGCGATCGTGATGCTGGACTCCGACGGCATCGAGGCGCTGAGCATGCGCAAGCTCGGCGCCCGCCTGAACGCCGGCGCCACGTCCCTCTACCGGCACGTCGCGACCAAGGACGAGCTGATGGAGCTCGCGGTGGACGAGGTCTTCGGCGAGATCGCCGTACCTCCCGCCGACAGTCCGGACTGGCGCGCCACCGCGACCGAGGCCGCGGGCTCGTTCCGGGCGACGGCGCTGCGCCACCCCTGGCTGGCCTCGGTCCTCGGCCAGGCCGGTCTGGCCTACCTGGGCCCCAACCTCATGGCGTACTCGGAGCGGCTGGCCACCCTCTTCACGAACGTCGGCTTTCCCGAGCCGGCCCGGGCGATCGAGACCCTCCTGACGTACGTCATCGGGATGAGTACGACGGAGGCGGCCTGGCTCACGACGGTCGCCCGCTCCGGTGAGACGGAGGTCGAGTTCATCGCCCGCTTCACCCCCGGCGCCCAGGAAGCGGCGGTCGGACACGACCATCTGACCGCGGCCTACGAGGCGACCTTGAACGTCGACCCGGTCGAGATTCGCGACGCGAAGTTCACGTACGGCCTGGAGGTCGTCCTGGACGGCCTGGCCCTGCGGCTCCCGCACTGA
- a CDS encoding DUF4232 domain-containing protein has protein sequence MRTFNVRRTVLAATVMTAALVTTACGATGTSNAPSAEGSGKGPSAASTVAPSSSSGQSGTGATDSGGKQTAGGTDSGTSAGTNGGTSTDGKQTTGGTKKPDGGQAKVVTCTGDNTRVVVNRPARPINHLLLTATNKGSASCDLYRAPLLRFDDEQSATAIDDGTQQQSVIRLAPGESAYASVILMGERTGEEANGRTTARLGVHFDSRDASGSVGRPAILTLPADTYKTDDAKVTHWLNNLDEALSY, from the coding sequence ATGCGTACCTTCAACGTCCGCCGCACCGTCCTCGCCGCCACCGTCATGACCGCCGCTCTCGTCACCACCGCCTGCGGCGCCACGGGGACCAGCAATGCACCGTCCGCCGAAGGGTCGGGCAAGGGTCCCTCCGCCGCGTCGACGGTGGCTCCGTCGTCCTCGTCCGGCCAGTCGGGTACGGGTGCCACCGACTCCGGCGGCAAGCAGACCGCCGGAGGCACGGACAGCGGGACGAGCGCGGGCACCAACGGCGGGACGAGCACCGACGGCAAGCAGACCACCGGTGGCACCAAGAAGCCGGACGGTGGTCAGGCCAAGGTCGTCACCTGCACCGGCGACAACACCAGGGTCGTCGTCAACCGGCCCGCCCGCCCCATCAACCACCTGCTGCTCACCGCCACCAACAAGGGCTCTGCGTCCTGCGACCTGTACCGGGCGCCGCTCCTCCGCTTCGACGACGAGCAGTCCGCCACCGCCATCGACGACGGCACCCAGCAGCAGAGCGTGATCCGGCTCGCCCCGGGAGAGTCCGCGTACGCCTCCGTCATCCTGATGGGCGAGCGCACCGGCGAGGAGGCCAACGGCCGCACCACGGCCCGGCTCGGCGTGCACTTCGACTCCCGCGACGCGTCCGGATCCGTCGGCCGACCGGCGATCCTGACGCTTCCCGCCGACACCTACAAGACCGACGACGCCAAGGTCACGCACTGGCTGAACAACCTCGACGAGGCGCTCTCCTACTGA
- a CDS encoding MFS transporter, whose translation MGRTRSDGNGGPDGSAPRGSGRQGKAPNQTLALAAMLFAVSMIFVDQTIVSIAAPSIIEELGLSSSGMQRVVNAYLLALAAFFALGGRLADIFGHRKVVVAGTLVFVLSSVLCGSVPTGSFAESWLIIFRATQGLGAALAFPAALAVVVSVVPLRQRGRALALFFVLAGALTALGPLLGGWLTSWTWRAIFWVNVPVAVVALVLTALARIPDARRPERLDAPGAVLVAAGIGLNVLGIQQASAWGWTSPATWACIIGGLVLLAIFCRHELRTDEPLIKLRVFRDRAFTADNLVLFFSTLAFVPVMFFASVYAQISLSSSPHQAALYLLYFFLGFGFAAQWGGRILDKRGARPAMRLGTALGCAGFALWAWKLTDLSAHDQWPYACLAGAGIGLLLSPASTDAVNRAIGASYGEVTGITQTVRNYAGALGIAVFGTVLTHATARRVEETLTAKGLPETEARGVAHDVAETITGHPDDHPPTDDGPTATAIRGSFEDIHRDFAAANQWVFYGMAIALGVAFLCTLLHPGTRVTGEATERETEESREVQTRHSDAASTL comes from the coding sequence CTGGGCAGAACCAGGTCGGACGGAAACGGTGGACCGGACGGATCCGCGCCGCGGGGGTCCGGTCGGCAAGGGAAGGCTCCGAACCAGACTCTCGCCCTCGCGGCCATGCTCTTCGCCGTATCGATGATCTTCGTGGACCAGACGATCGTCAGCATCGCCGCCCCGAGCATCATCGAGGAACTCGGCCTCTCGTCCTCCGGCATGCAGCGGGTGGTCAACGCCTACCTGCTCGCGCTCGCCGCGTTCTTCGCGCTCGGCGGGCGGCTCGCCGACATCTTCGGGCACCGCAAGGTGGTGGTGGCGGGCACGCTCGTCTTCGTCCTCTCGTCCGTGCTGTGCGGCTCGGTGCCGACCGGCAGCTTCGCCGAGAGCTGGCTCATCATCTTCCGAGCCACCCAGGGGCTGGGCGCGGCGCTGGCATTCCCCGCCGCCCTCGCCGTCGTCGTCTCCGTCGTCCCGCTCCGCCAACGGGGCCGGGCGCTGGCCCTGTTCTTCGTCCTCGCCGGAGCGCTCACCGCTCTGGGACCGTTGCTCGGCGGTTGGCTGACCTCCTGGACGTGGCGGGCCATCTTCTGGGTCAACGTCCCCGTCGCCGTCGTCGCGCTCGTCCTCACCGCCCTCGCCCGCATCCCCGACGCCCGGCGCCCCGAACGTCTCGACGCGCCGGGCGCCGTGCTCGTCGCCGCCGGTATCGGGCTGAACGTCCTCGGGATCCAGCAGGCATCCGCCTGGGGCTGGACCAGCCCCGCCACCTGGGCGTGCATCATCGGCGGGCTCGTCCTCCTCGCGATCTTCTGCCGGCACGAACTGCGCACCGACGAACCGCTCATCAAGCTGCGCGTCTTCCGCGACCGGGCGTTCACGGCCGACAACCTGGTGCTCTTCTTCTCGACGCTGGCGTTCGTCCCCGTGATGTTCTTCGCCTCGGTGTACGCGCAGATCTCGCTCAGCTCGTCGCCCCACCAGGCCGCGCTCTACCTGCTGTACTTCTTCCTCGGCTTCGGCTTCGCAGCCCAGTGGGGCGGCCGGATCCTCGACAAGCGCGGTGCCCGGCCCGCGATGAGGCTCGGCACGGCGCTCGGCTGCGCGGGATTCGCCCTGTGGGCGTGGAAACTGACGGACCTGTCGGCCCACGACCAGTGGCCCTACGCCTGCCTCGCCGGAGCCGGCATCGGCCTCCTGCTCTCCCCAGCCTCCACCGACGCCGTGAACCGGGCGATCGGCGCCTCGTACGGCGAGGTCACCGGCATCACCCAGACCGTGCGGAACTACGCGGGAGCCCTGGGCATCGCGGTCTTCGGCACGGTCCTCACCCATGCCACGGCCCGCCGGGTCGAGGAGACGCTCACCGCGAAGGGCCTGCCGGAGACGGAGGCCCGGGGCGTGGCACACGACGTCGCGGAGACGATCACCGGCCACCCTGACGACCACCCGCCCACCGACGACGGGCCGACCGCCACAGCGATTCGGGGCTCCTTCGAGGACATCCACAGGGACTTCGCCGCGGCCAACCAGTGGGTCTTCTACGGGATGGCCATCGCGCTGGGCGTGGCGTTCCTGTGCACACTTCTGCACCCCGGGACGCGGGTGACGGGCGAGGCCACGGAGAGGGAGACGGAGGAGTCCAGGGAGGTGCAAACTCGTCACTCGGATGCGGCAAGCACGTTGTAG
- a CDS encoding ABC transporter ATP-binding protein has product MNAILRAEGVDLLYGTHQAVSGADFALRSGEVAAVMGSSGSGKSSLLYCLAGVLAPTRGTVAFDGVALSSLNDEELSCLRRERFGFVFQYGELLPELTVEENAALPLRLAGQRKAPAHAAAGEVLGRLGMTELLQRRTSQLSGGQSQRVAVARALVHRPDVVFADEPTGALDSVNATAVLEEFLRLARDQGTAVVIVTHDAAVAEHADSRYTMTDGILN; this is encoded by the coding sequence ATGAACGCCATTCTCCGCGCCGAGGGCGTGGATCTCCTCTACGGAACGCACCAGGCCGTTAGCGGCGCCGACTTCGCCCTGCGGAGCGGAGAGGTGGCCGCCGTCATGGGCAGCAGCGGGTCCGGAAAGTCCTCGCTGCTGTACTGCCTCGCGGGAGTACTCGCACCCACACGCGGCACTGTGGCTTTTGACGGGGTGGCACTGTCATCCCTCAACGACGAAGAGCTGAGCTGCTTGCGCCGCGAGCGGTTCGGCTTCGTCTTCCAATACGGGGAGTTGCTACCCGAGCTGACGGTCGAGGAGAACGCCGCCCTACCGCTACGGCTCGCTGGACAGCGCAAGGCGCCCGCGCATGCGGCCGCCGGGGAGGTCCTCGGGCGGCTCGGGATGACCGAGCTGCTGCAACGCAGGACCTCCCAGCTCTCCGGCGGGCAGAGCCAGCGGGTCGCCGTAGCCCGGGCACTCGTACACCGACCGGACGTCGTGTTCGCCGACGAGCCGACCGGCGCGCTCGACAGCGTCAACGCCACAGCTGTACTGGAGGAGTTTCTGCGGCTCGCACGGGACCAGGGCACCGCCGTCGTCATCGTCACGCACGACGCGGCGGTGGCCGAGCACGCCGACAGCCGGTACACGATGACCGACGGGATCCTGAATTGA
- a CDS encoding DUF998 domain-containing protein — MRELTFAASRRLTAGGLLWASLIQIFVVNLGFVLPRASSQNLEEHIMSALGVTRCSRIGGFRFCSPWHEAADIAWIVAGVCLTLGAVLNMVIFPPDRLRNLTFGVLTVSGLGLVSTGFNPYNLRPTVHLLSAGTCFFCGAVGVLLLGRMLRQAHRPYWGATGIACGATSIVSATLTGIRPDPGAQGLFERISAWPSVIWLICMGAFIASSTWRARTRRGRVVAR; from the coding sequence ATGCGCGAACTCACCTTTGCGGCTTCGAGGAGACTTACGGCCGGGGGCCTCCTCTGGGCGTCATTGATCCAGATCTTCGTGGTGAACCTTGGGTTCGTCCTTCCTCGTGCTTCGAGTCAGAACCTGGAAGAACACATCATGTCGGCGCTCGGAGTCACGCGATGCAGTCGTATCGGGGGGTTCCGCTTCTGCTCTCCCTGGCACGAGGCCGCCGACATCGCCTGGATCGTCGCAGGGGTGTGCCTCACCTTGGGCGCGGTGCTCAACATGGTGATCTTTCCGCCGGATCGTCTCAGGAACCTGACGTTCGGCGTACTGACCGTCAGCGGCCTGGGACTCGTGTCCACCGGCTTCAATCCCTACAACCTCCGTCCCACCGTGCACCTTCTGTCCGCCGGCACGTGCTTCTTCTGCGGGGCTGTGGGCGTCCTGCTGCTGGGACGCATGCTCCGGCAGGCGCATCGGCCGTACTGGGGCGCGACCGGCATCGCGTGCGGTGCCACCTCCATCGTCTCGGCCACGCTCACGGGGATCAGACCGGACCCCGGGGCCCAGGGGTTGTTCGAGCGGATCTCTGCCTGGCCCAGCGTGATCTGGCTCATCTGCATGGGGGCGTTCATCGCCTCCTCCACATGGCGTGCCCGTACGAGACGCGGGCGGGTGGTCGCGCGGTGA